In Hyla sarda isolate aHylSar1 chromosome 9, aHylSar1.hap1, whole genome shotgun sequence, the following proteins share a genomic window:
- the LOC130290920 gene encoding CCN family member 1-like isoform X1, protein MSADFCPGSLLLAALLGIACGVRMGEPSCPSTCICPKETSTCAPGISLIMDSCGCCKVCARQYNQDCDLRHPCDHIKGLHCDFGADPSSTKGICRAKSEGRPCEFFGQIYQNGENFQPNCKHQCSCMDGVVGCMPLCPQEMALPGVDCINPRLVKVPGQCCEEWMCDSNHISEDSGDTTNGDVDDILKSSEENFDQEDVEPVSSNELISVVRNGFKVETGLGPHPQPDRSSCAIQTTEWSQCSKSCGMGLSTRITNDNPQCKLMKETRLCQIRPCKDPLPSKPKNGKKCTRTKKAKQAMHFTYAGCTSVRKYKPNYCGSCTDGRCCTPSKTRTMRVRFRCDDGDTFQKSMMWIEKCRCHQNCPYHNELSYPHYRLHNDIHKFTD, encoded by the exons GGGGAGCCATCATGCCCATCAACTTGCATCTGCCCCAAGGAAACCTCAACGTGTGCCCCTGGCATCAGTCTAATAATGGACAGCTGTGGATGCTGCAAGGTCTGCGCCCGTCAGTACAACCAGGACTGCGACCTGAGGCACCCCTGTGACCACATCAAGGGGCTGCACTGTGACTTTGGGGCCGACCCCTCATCCACCAAGGGTATCTGCCGTG CAAAGTCTGAAGGTCGACCTTGTGAATTCTTCGGACAAATCTATCAGAATGGGGAGAACTTCCAACCCAACTGCAAGCACCAGTGCTCCTGTATGGACGGAGTGGTGGGGTGTATGCCCCTGTGTCCCCAAGAAATGGCCTTGCCCGGCGTGGATTGCATTAACCCGAGACTGGTGAAGGTCCCCGGGCAGTGCTGTGAGGAGTGGATGTGCGACAGCAACCACATCTCCGAGGACTCGGGAGACACCACCAATGGAGACGTGGATGACATTTTGAAGTCGTCTGAAGAAAACTTCGACCAGGAGGACGTGGAACCCGTATCCAGCAACGAGCTCATCTCTGTGGTCCGAAATGGATTCAAAGTGGAGACAG GTCTGGGTCCTCATCCCCAACCAGATCGCTCCAGCTGTGCCATCCAAACCACCGAATGGTCTCAGTGCTCCAAATCCTGTGGCATGGGACTCTCCACCAGGATAACCAATGacaaccctcaatgcaagctcaTGAAAGAGACCCGCTTGTGCCAAATCCGTCCCTGCAAAGACCCCTTACCATCCAAACCCAAG AATGGCAAGAAATGTACCAGAACAAAGAAAGCCAAGCAGGCCATGCACTTCACCTATGCTGGGTGCACCAGTGTGCGGAAGTACAAGCCAAACTACTGTGGGTCCTGCACAGATGGCCGTTGCTGCACCCCATCCAAGACCAGAACCATGAGGGTGCGCTTCCGTTGTGACGATGGAGATACTTTCCAGAAAAGCATGATGTGGATCGAAAAGTGCAGATGCCACCAAAACTGCCCCTATCACAACGAATTGTCCTACCCCCATTACCGGTTACACAATGATATTCACAAGTTCACAGACTGA
- the LOC130290920 gene encoding CCN family member 1-like isoform X2, with product MDSCGCCKVCARQYNQDCDLRHPCDHIKGLHCDFGADPSSTKGICRAKSEGRPCEFFGQIYQNGENFQPNCKHQCSCMDGVVGCMPLCPQEMALPGVDCINPRLVKVPGQCCEEWMCDSNHISEDSGDTTNGDVDDILKSSEENFDQEDVEPVSSNELISVVRNGFKVETGLGPHPQPDRSSCAIQTTEWSQCSKSCGMGLSTRITNDNPQCKLMKETRLCQIRPCKDPLPSKPKNGKKCTRTKKAKQAMHFTYAGCTSVRKYKPNYCGSCTDGRCCTPSKTRTMRVRFRCDDGDTFQKSMMWIEKCRCHQNCPYHNELSYPHYRLHNDIHKFTD from the exons ATGGACAGCTGTGGATGCTGCAAGGTCTGCGCCCGTCAGTACAACCAGGACTGCGACCTGAGGCACCCCTGTGACCACATCAAGGGGCTGCACTGTGACTTTGGGGCCGACCCCTCATCCACCAAGGGTATCTGCCGTG CAAAGTCTGAAGGTCGACCTTGTGAATTCTTCGGACAAATCTATCAGAATGGGGAGAACTTCCAACCCAACTGCAAGCACCAGTGCTCCTGTATGGACGGAGTGGTGGGGTGTATGCCCCTGTGTCCCCAAGAAATGGCCTTGCCCGGCGTGGATTGCATTAACCCGAGACTGGTGAAGGTCCCCGGGCAGTGCTGTGAGGAGTGGATGTGCGACAGCAACCACATCTCCGAGGACTCGGGAGACACCACCAATGGAGACGTGGATGACATTTTGAAGTCGTCTGAAGAAAACTTCGACCAGGAGGACGTGGAACCCGTATCCAGCAACGAGCTCATCTCTGTGGTCCGAAATGGATTCAAAGTGGAGACAG GTCTGGGTCCTCATCCCCAACCAGATCGCTCCAGCTGTGCCATCCAAACCACCGAATGGTCTCAGTGCTCCAAATCCTGTGGCATGGGACTCTCCACCAGGATAACCAATGacaaccctcaatgcaagctcaTGAAAGAGACCCGCTTGTGCCAAATCCGTCCCTGCAAAGACCCCTTACCATCCAAACCCAAG AATGGCAAGAAATGTACCAGAACAAAGAAAGCCAAGCAGGCCATGCACTTCACCTATGCTGGGTGCACCAGTGTGCGGAAGTACAAGCCAAACTACTGTGGGTCCTGCACAGATGGCCGTTGCTGCACCCCATCCAAGACCAGAACCATGAGGGTGCGCTTCCGTTGTGACGATGGAGATACTTTCCAGAAAAGCATGATGTGGATCGAAAAGTGCAGATGCCACCAAAACTGCCCCTATCACAACGAATTGTCCTACCCCCATTACCGGTTACACAATGATATTCACAAGTTCACAGACTGA